One Micromonospora sp. WMMD812 genomic window carries:
- a CDS encoding MarR family transcriptional regulator: MAELHGPSDPETSMAAALDAAAGALLTVWEAARERTTSRVSGAQLRAVMVVEQHDGINLRRLASRLDMLLSSASRLCDRLVAAGMLEREPGRLDRREISLHLTPEARRLLVELRDDRREQLARILGGMTSQGREALLSGMREFDETARRQEAVAAPVEPVPVRPDGLDGESHPLPAPRDWPAGEPPVARTA, encoded by the coding sequence ATGGCCGAACTGCACGGTCCCTCGGACCCCGAGACGAGTATGGCCGCCGCACTGGATGCGGCGGCGGGTGCCCTGCTGACCGTGTGGGAGGCGGCGCGGGAGCGGACGACCAGCCGGGTCTCCGGCGCCCAGCTGCGCGCCGTCATGGTCGTCGAGCAGCACGACGGCATCAACCTCCGCCGGCTGGCCAGCCGCCTCGACATGTTGCTCAGCTCGGCGAGCCGGCTCTGCGACCGGCTGGTGGCCGCGGGCATGCTGGAACGCGAGCCGGGCCGGCTCGACCGCCGCGAGATCTCGCTGCACCTCACCCCGGAGGCGCGCCGGCTCCTCGTCGAGCTGCGGGACGACCGGCGCGAGCAGCTCGCCCGGATCCTCGGCGGCATGACGTCGCAGGGCCGGGAGGCACTGCTCAGCGGAATGCGCGAGTTCGACGAGACGGCCCGCCGGCAGGAGGCCGTCGCCGCCCCGGTGGAACCGGTGCCGGTCCGGCCGGACGGCCTCGACGGCGAGAGCCACCCGCTCCCGGCCCCCCGGGACTGGCCGGCGGGCGAGCCGCCGGTGGCCCGTACCGCCTGA
- a CDS encoding PP2C family protein-serine/threonine phosphatase — MSEPVNRARRSLNGAPADLLVERIADVLARSYGITDTELLQVDYRLAVLLPLQEGEGITGPGHPAWRCFDHQEPVSSAGTAYLPVTMRGERRGVLRVAPAPDDQGVLGELAEIATALAHELSAVSAGTDVYRSARRSQRLTLAAEMQWELLPGRSRTRPAFRLAGQLEPAYAVRGDSFDWSDDGQRLWLSTVNGMGEGVAASMLTALATSALRNARRAGLSLADQAALADQAIYDVHRGSQHLSSLLMELDLASGVMTVVDAGSPRLIRLRDGEVTDQALEAQFPLGMFEATDYHEQRFQLQRGDRLFVVSDGVVDATAHDVPYGGTALDRFLRRTGSMDALDAVRSLLGDLRAFVAGDLVDDAVVVCLDWTGPQE; from the coding sequence ATGAGCGAACCGGTCAACCGGGCACGACGCAGCCTGAACGGGGCACCCGCCGATCTGCTGGTCGAGCGGATCGCCGACGTCCTCGCCCGGTCGTACGGGATCACCGACACCGAGCTGCTCCAGGTCGACTACCGGCTCGCCGTGCTGCTGCCGCTGCAGGAGGGTGAGGGGATCACCGGCCCGGGCCACCCGGCCTGGCGCTGCTTCGACCACCAGGAGCCGGTGTCCAGCGCCGGGACCGCGTACCTTCCGGTGACCATGCGCGGCGAGCGGCGCGGCGTGCTGCGGGTGGCCCCGGCGCCGGACGACCAGGGCGTGCTCGGCGAGCTGGCGGAGATCGCCACCGCCCTCGCCCACGAGCTCTCCGCGGTCTCCGCCGGGACCGACGTCTACCGCTCCGCGCGGCGCAGCCAGCGGCTGACCCTCGCCGCCGAGATGCAGTGGGAGCTGCTGCCGGGCCGGAGCCGCACCCGGCCCGCGTTCCGCCTGGCCGGGCAGTTGGAGCCGGCGTACGCGGTGCGCGGCGACAGCTTCGACTGGTCCGACGACGGGCAGCGGCTCTGGTTGTCGACCGTCAACGGGATGGGCGAGGGCGTCGCCGCGTCGATGCTCACCGCGCTGGCCACCAGCGCCCTGCGCAACGCCCGCCGGGCCGGGCTCTCCCTGGCCGACCAGGCCGCGCTCGCCGACCAGGCGATCTACGACGTGCACCGGGGCAGCCAGCACCTCTCCAGCCTGCTGATGGAGCTCGACCTGGCGAGCGGGGTGATGACCGTGGTGGACGCCGGCTCGCCCCGGCTGATCCGGCTGCGCGACGGAGAGGTGACCGATCAGGCACTGGAGGCCCAGTTCCCGCTCGGCATGTTCGAGGCGACCGACTACCACGAGCAGCGGTTCCAGCTGCAGCGCGGCGACCGGCTCTTCGTGGTCAGCGACGGGGTCGTCGACGCGACCGCGCACGACGTCCCGTACGGCGGGACGGCACTGGACCGGTTCCTGCGCCGGACCGGGTCGATGGACGCCCTGGACGCCGTCCGGTCGCTCCTCGGCGACCTGCGCGCGTTCGTGGCCGGTGACCTGGTGGACGACGCCGTGGTGGTCTGCCTGGACTGGACCGGCCCACAGGAGTGA
- a CDS encoding sugar transferase, protein MLTPARTASGTDADASGALDRADERAYIRVLVVLDTAVLTVALLVGYLARFGDGEPSSWQISYVLVAPALMLAWLVSLKALGCYDDRVIGYGADEYRRVGTASLRLAGGVAILGYVADLNVSRGFLAISFAVGLVGLEAARFAARKRLHRARSNGDGWSRRVLVVGDTAHVLELVLTLRREPYAGYHVVGACIPDALLAPVAQRLGDVPVVGSLRGIPEAAAAIGADTIAVTASGELTATRLRRLGWQLEGTGIDLVVAPALTDVAGPRIHTRPVAGLPLIHVEAPEFRGARKLVKGLVDRATATIALTVLLPLLAIIAVAIRLDSRGPVFFRQTRVGQGGSEFGVWKFRTMVVNADELLAELVARNETDGLMFKMRDDPRVTRVGRLLRKWSLDELPQLANVLLGQMSLVGPRPPLPSEVARYDGDVARRLLVKPGMTGLWQVSGRSDLSWEDGIRLDLYYVENWSLAADLTILWKTFGAVVNSRGAY, encoded by the coding sequence CTGTTGACCCCTGCCAGGACGGCGTCGGGCACGGACGCCGACGCGTCCGGCGCCCTCGACCGGGCCGACGAGCGGGCCTACATCCGGGTCCTGGTGGTGCTGGACACCGCCGTCCTGACCGTCGCGCTGCTGGTGGGTTACCTGGCCCGCTTCGGCGACGGGGAACCGAGCAGCTGGCAGATCTCGTACGTGCTGGTGGCCCCCGCGCTGATGCTCGCCTGGCTGGTCTCGCTCAAGGCGCTCGGCTGCTACGACGACCGGGTGATCGGCTACGGCGCGGACGAGTACCGCCGGGTCGGCACGGCGAGCCTGCGGTTGGCCGGTGGGGTCGCCATCCTCGGCTACGTCGCCGACCTGAACGTCTCCCGGGGCTTCCTGGCCATCTCCTTCGCCGTGGGCCTCGTCGGCCTCGAGGCGGCGCGGTTCGCCGCCCGCAAGCGGCTGCACCGGGCCCGGTCGAACGGCGACGGCTGGTCCCGCAGGGTGCTGGTGGTCGGCGACACCGCGCACGTGCTGGAACTGGTGCTCACCCTGCGCCGGGAGCCGTACGCCGGCTACCACGTGGTCGGGGCGTGCATCCCGGACGCGTTGCTGGCACCCGTCGCGCAGCGGTTGGGGGACGTGCCGGTGGTCGGGTCGCTGCGGGGCATCCCGGAGGCGGCCGCCGCGATCGGGGCGGACACCATCGCCGTCACTGCCTCCGGGGAGCTGACGGCCACCCGGCTGCGCCGGCTCGGCTGGCAGCTGGAGGGGACCGGGATCGACCTCGTGGTCGCGCCGGCGCTGACCGACGTCGCCGGTCCGCGGATCCACACCCGACCGGTCGCCGGCCTACCGTTGATCCACGTGGAGGCGCCCGAGTTCCGGGGCGCCCGCAAGCTGGTCAAGGGCCTCGTCGACCGGGCCACCGCCACGATCGCGCTGACCGTGCTGCTGCCGCTGCTGGCGATCATCGCGGTGGCCATCCGGCTGGACAGCCGGGGGCCGGTCTTCTTCCGGCAGACTCGGGTCGGCCAGGGCGGCAGCGAGTTCGGCGTCTGGAAGTTCCGCACGATGGTGGTCAACGCGGACGAGCTCCTCGCCGAGTTGGTCGCCCGGAACGAGACCGACGGCCTGATGTTCAAGATGCGCGACGACCCGCGGGTCACCCGGGTCGGGCGGCTGCTGCGCAAGTGGTCGCTGGACGAGCTGCCGCAGCTGGCCAACGTCCTGCTCGGGCAGATGAGCCTGGTCGGTCCCCGCCCGCCGCTCCCGTCCGAGGTGGCCCGCTACGACGGGGACGTGGCCCGGCGGCTGCTGGTCAAGCCCGGCATGACCGGGCTCTGGCAGGTCAGCGGCCGGTCCGACCTCAGCTGGGAGGACGGCATCCGGCTCGACCTCTACTACGTCGAGAACTGGTCGCTCGCGGCCGACCTCACCATCCTGTGGAAGACCTTCGGCGCGGTGGTCAACAGCCGCGGCGCCTACTGA